The genomic DNA GATTTCTCCCATGCAGCTATCCTTGCGGACTttgggaagtttgaaaagtgCATCCCCAAGAAGCATGTGGAGAAGAAGCAGGTGAAGAAAACCGCGCGGGGTCGTGGTAAGGAGAAAGCTGAGGGCTCAGTTGTCCCTCCTCCGGTGTCTcaggccgcaggtacctatcgatcttgttatggcagatataccgattacgtggtagtatctgatacccttgagggtttgggtgttctaggTAGTGCGGCTGCGAGTGGAACCGCTGCGGGCTCCCGCGTTGTTGGTAAGAAGAGAGAACCAGAGCAaaaggctgctggtggtggtgaattgAAGCGTCGGAAGCTGCAGTCTAAAAGGACTGCTCCGacgcaaaagaaacctgcggttgctgctggtaagtatataACTGTTGCAAGTGTTTTGTAAGCACAACTTGTTTATTGATAGTTATTGCTTTGTTTATATTGCAGAACCCGAAGATGCAGGATATTCTCTCTTTGATGCTCCTTTTTCTCCCTCGCATACCACAGCTGCGGGTGCGGGGGTACCAAAGGAGCCTGCGGCACCTTCTGTCAAGGTGGTTCCTGATCCCCCCGTACAGGTGGAGGAAACAGTGGAGAATACTGCTGCCCAGATTTTTGATACTATGGATTCCTCCAACAACCTGATCAGCCCAACTGATGGCGATGggttggacttgaggttttcagataCTGGGAAACAGAAGTCGGATGCTGAGCCGCGGCAGactgatgctgagccgcagaaatcttctgctggtgagaaggttacCAGTTCTTCTTCCGGTGGTGCGGATTATGATGGGCCTCctattcagcctggggagtctaaATTGGAGTACTATTACTGCACCTACACACAGGATcgaagtacagcttatcatcgacccccctggactgttatgcaggggggtGATATTTCGAACGATCCTTCCGCGTGCagggagattctgggtggtctgggcaccccatttgaaactgaacgtgcccgtgccgcaccccgtgagctgcgcatcaACCAATTTTCTACGatgctagtaggaagttccattgtggcgaatgccattttggaagattataagaTGCTAGGCCGCAGGGAAGAAGAAGCTGCTCGTTTGTGGGCCGAAGCAGaagagttggtgaaggctgctcgtgcgggtgcggagcaacTTGAAAGAGAGAGAGCTGCTTTTGATAAGCAGAAACAGATTGCAGCGTGGGATGCAACTGCtgagctgaaacaggttcgtactcttgccaagttactttctgatgaacgcaagagttggaacgaaaagttttccaatgagcgcaagaagtggaatgaatcttgggctaaccagaatgacaatctgtttcgtgctcgtcaggagttgacgaatgccaaggcagcgaacgctgCTTTGGGCAAAGAGAAGGCTGCAGCTGAGGCGATTGCGGTTAAAGCGCAGCAGGCGGAGGCCCGGGCtgtaaaggcgcttgaagaggccaaggaagcgggggctcgtgctgcaaaggcccttgaggaggccaaagagagggagagtcgctcttctaaggctcttgaggAGGCGAATGCCGAGCAGACCCGTTTAAAGTAGGTTGTTagcagccttcaggtatgattcGTTATTCCTGTTGTATTTTTCTTACCGCCTTTTGAGAATTTTTACTGACTTTGTGAACTGTTGATTGTTCTTTGAAAGGCTGAAGTTcagacccgggaggtcgcggttacagacctcaCAGCCCGCGTTAGTGTTGCGGAAGAGCGGGCTAATGTTGCCGTTGAAGCCAGAGATGCTCTGACTTCTTCGCTCCAACAACTGGAGGCTGATcgtgagtggatgcggagtcaaggcattgcacatgtaagtatttTGTGACTTTGTATCAAAGGTTGACCATATGATGACCTTATTATCCTTttgttgcagattgttcaggccatcatggatgctcctgaaaccgcaactggtttggacttggtcaaggaacgtgcccgcgatgccggttttaaagctggttatagccGCTGTATCGGTCACATAAACGTCATGTCTGAAGGCGGTTTCACTGAAGAGCGATCCGGGTTTCGTGACGTGGACACCGAAGGGCGCCTTAACGCGGCTGTTGCCTCCTTTTATGATATGTCCCTCTCTTGCGTGGAGAAGTTGGACGaatgtttagaggctgcggattacgttgaccggttgcggatgctgtatgccgatgcagaagaggaaaatcccgctggtggcggccaagatggcgcgggtaccagtggtacaaaatagggtttaggttggctagtgtgcccccttttttgttttccttttgtaaatgttgggaactttatgtaaatccattaagcatcgcgtgggtacttgaattttttgaatataaagtttgttgTTCAATGTGTACAAG from Helianthus annuus cultivar XRQ/B chromosome 7, HanXRQr2.0-SUNRISE, whole genome shotgun sequence includes the following:
- the LOC118480196 gene encoding inner centromere protein-like, which codes for MFEPDFKGQVDLIPVELREGFNLEIVGNFRVPKRDVLRAPVPEGEKAILADFGKFEKCIPKKHVEKKQVKKTARGRGKEKAEGSVVPPPVSQAAGSAAASGTAAGSRVVGKKREPEQKAAGGGELKRRKLQSKRTAPTQKKPAVAAEPEDAGYSLFDAPFSPSHTTAAGAGVPKEPAAPSVKVVPDPPVQVEETVENTAAQIFDTMDSSNNLISPTDGDGLDLRFSDTGKQKSDAEPRQTDAEPQKSSAGEKVTSSSSGGADYDGPPIQPGESKLEYYYCTYTQDRSRREEEAARLWAEAEELVKAARAGAEQLERERAAFDKQKQIAAWDATAELKQAANAALGKEKAAAEAIAVKAQQAEARAAEVQTREVAVTDLTARVSVAEERANVAVEARDALTSSLQQLEADREWMRSQGIAHVSIL